CGTCTGCACCGATGCCGATCAGACGATCACCTGCTCGGTGTTTGTGGATGCAACCGAGTACGGCGACGGCCTGAAGCTGGCCGGGATTCCGTACCGCCTCGGACGCGAGAGCCAGGCGCAGACCGGAGAAGAGGCTGCACCCGAGACGCCCGACAAGGAGATGCAGGACCTCACCTATGCCGCCACGCTGGTCAAACAGCCGGGTGCAGAGGCCCTGCCGGTGTCGGCGCTGGACCGGGAGCACTTCGATTTCTTCCAGTGCAGCACAAAACTGGATTGCCCGAATCCGGACGAGAAGCTTCTCGGGCACACGGTCCACAGTTGGGAGCGATTTATCACGTATGCTGAGCTCCCGAACAACAAAGTTCTGCTCAACTGGCCGCATCACGCGAACGACTTTCCGTCTCCGGTGGCCATGTTTGAGGATCGGTATTACCGTCGCCGACACCTGGCTGCCGCAAAGCAGCACACCATGCAGTTCGTGCGCTACATGCAGACGGAGCTGGGGCATTCGGAGTGGCAACTCGCGACGGACGAGTACCCGACCGCTGACAATCTGCCGCCCATTCCGTACATCCGGGAGAGCCGCCGGCTGGTCAACGACCACGTGATGAAGCAGTCCGACGTGGTGCCGGACGGGGATAACCCGCGTGCACCGGTGATCGAGGACAGCATTGCGGTTGGCGACTACTTCCTGGACCATCATCACTCGAAGCACCATCTCCCACCGGACTGCCGTCTGGACGAAGACTTCCCTGACAACGAACCATTCCAGGTTTCACCGAACGTCTTTTTCCCGGAGAATGGAGATGATAGCTTTCTCGTCGGGGAAAAGAGCATCGCCGTGACGCACATCGTGAATGGCTGCACGCGCCTGCAACCCGTCGTGATGCTAATGGGACAGGCCATCGGGGCCATCGCAGCGCATGCTGTGTCCGATGGCAGCGCTCCTGCGGATGTCCCGGTGCCGCGCGTACAGGAGAGTCTGCTCGATGCTGGCTGTCAGCTATACATCATGTACGACGTCCCGACGGGGCATGATCTCTTTCGCCCGGTGCAAAACCTCGCGCTTCAGGGTGTGCTTCGCGCGGACGATCCGACCCGACTCCATCCCGATCAACCCATGCCGGCAGAGTGGGCGGTCAAGTGGGCAACGCGCGCGGGAATGCCGGATGCCGTTACCACGAACGAGACGACAGACTCACTTACGCAAGAGGATGTCTCGGGTCGTCTTGCTGAGGCACTTCCGATGGATTACGGGTCATCCTCGATTTCGCGCGGCGCCTTTGTGACGGCCCTGAACAGTCTCACACAATAGAATTGGTCGACGCCTCCCCGGCAAAAACATTCTCCCCTTTCCGCATCATGGACGCCCCTCTCCACGGCATTGTTGTCTCCCACACGCACTGGGACCGGGCCTGGTACCTGCCGTTTCAGGTCTTTCGGCACCGGCTTGTGCGACTCGTCGACCGGCTCATCGAGCTGCTGGAGACGAACGAGGAGTACCGTGCCTTCACGCTGGATGGGCAAACCGTTCTACTCGACGACTATCTCGAGATTCGCCCCGACCAGGAGGAGCGACTCCGTACACTGATCGACGAAGGGCGTCTTCTCATCGGTCCGTGGTACACGCTGCCGGACCTGTTTCTCGTCTCGGCCGAATCCGTCGTGCGCAACCTGCAGGTTGGCCGCGCGCACTGCGACGAATTTGGTGGCGGGATGACGGTCGGATACATTCCAGATCCGTTCGGACATTTCGCTCAGATGCCGCAGATCCTCCGCGGTTTCGGCATGCAGACGTACATCTTCATGCGCGGTCTCGGGCGCGAGGAGAAGGAACGTCTGGGGGGCACGTTCGACTGGCGGGCGCCGGATGGGTCCACGGTGCGAGCAATCTACCAGCCACAGGGCTACTTCCCGGCCGGGAATCTCGGACATCCGGAGGTCTACGGCCGGTTCGACGGTCACACGCCGACGGTCGACCTCGCCGAGGAGCGGGTCCGCGAGGCGGTGGAGACGCTCAGCGACGTTCAGCAGGAAAAGACACTCCTCCTGAGCAACGGCTTCGATCACATGCCGGAGCAGCCGGAGCTACCCGATCTCCTCACGTCGTTGAATAAGCGAATGACGGATGTGGACCTGGAGCACGGCACGCTCCCCCAGTTTGTCGATCTTCTGCTTGCGGAGTATGGGACGCACGAGACGTATGAAGGGGATCTTGTCGGAAATGCCGATCATCCCATTCTGCTCAATGTCTACTCGACTCGCATCTACCTGAAGCAGCAGAACCACCGAGCGCAGTCGCTCCTGACGCGCCATGTCGAGCCGATGAGCGCGTGGCTTGAGACGGAGTCCGTTGGTCCGGACGCGCGGCCCTTTCTCGATCAGGCGTGGCGCCTTCTTCTCCGTAATCATCCGCATGACGACATCTGTGGATGTAGTGTCGACGCCGTTCATGATGACGACGAGCAACGCTTTCGGCAGATTGACGAGATTGGAACGTCGCTTCTTCGCGAACACCTCGAGTCACTCGTTCTGTCCGGAGGATTTGAGGAACCGCAGGGGAACGAAGAATGGCCGTCTGACGACCGGCTGGACGAGGGGGCACCTGACCTTGGTACCACAGACGTGTTCGTGTTTAATCCGCACCCCTTCGCGCACAGGCAGCGCGTGGAGGCCACCATCATGATGCCCGAACCCGAGGGCACGCGGTCCGACGATCCACGCCCGGCTCGACCTCTCGCTGGGTTGATGCCCGACGGCACGCCCGTTGACATCCAAACGCTCGAAACGGAGGGCGATGTCGTCCGCAGCAACTATCTGGAGGCGACCTGGGGACGGCGATACCGCGTCTCCTTCGACGTCGAACTTCCGCCCTTGGGCTACCAGGTCGTTCGCATTGCCGAAACGCTACAAGCTATCGAGGACAAGAACGACCCCGCGGAGGTCCTACTTGAGAATGACGCGTACCGCGTGTGGGTTGAGGGTGAACGCCTGCAGATTCTCGAGAAGGAAACCGGGACTCGTTTCGGTGACGCACTCGGATTCGAGTACCATCTCGACGCCGGCGACACCTACTCATACGGTCCGGTTCCTGACCATGGGCCGTGGAACGCAGAGTTTGTTTCGAGTCAGCACCATCCTGATCGCCGGGAGACGCTACAGCTTCAGTATGCTCTCGCCGTACCGGAGCAGTACGATCGTGACGCCGAACAGCCGATTGGGACGACGACGCTCGATCTAACGGTCGATATCACGCTCACGCTGCAGCAGGCCGTTGGCATCTCGGTTCGTTATGAGAACACGGCTCGGGACGGGCGCCTTCGCATCGTTCTCCCGACGGGCCTGATTCGGGACGAGTCGCTGGCGGATGGCCACTTCGCGCTGCGTCCGAGGAAGAAGCCGCCATGGCTTACCCCCGAGGACGAGCCGGAGCGCCACGACGGCTATCCCGGCGAACTGAACTATCCGACACAGCACCAGGGGGATTTTGTGATGGTAGAACAGACATCCGATGATTCCGACCAGGGCCGACGGACGTGGATCGCAAACCGTGGGCTCCCGGAGTACGAATTGTTGACCGACGGTGAGCAGGCGCAGGTTGCCGTGACGCTTCATCGCGCCGTTGGATGGCTCTCCGTTGCGGATGGACGCATCCGAGGCTGTCAGGCCGGACCGACGGTTCCAACACCCGGTGCGCAGTGTCAGCGCGAGATGCACGCCGAGCTCGCCTGGGGACATGGCATCATACCCCGATTCGAGGCGGTGCGCCGCGCTCGTGCCTTCGCACACCCGGCCCGTGCGACTGAAATTCCGTACCTCCCGTACGCCGAGTCGAGGGGACGCTGGTCGCGCTCACGTTCCATCGCCAGGATTGACAATCCAGCCATCGATCTTACGGCGCTCCGTCCTTCCGTTACGGACGACGCTCAGGCGATTCGACTTTGCAATTTGTCGGCCGACGAGCAAACGGCCCGCCTTTCGATCGGACTCCAGGTGGAAGAATGGTGCGTCTCGACGCTGCAGGAGGGATGGGACGAGGCCTCCGTTCGCGATGTAAACAGAGGGACGATCGACATCACGGTAGGGCCGCACGAAGTGGTGACGTTGCTTCTCCGATAAATTGGCGCAGTTTCTCGCTTGCCAATCAGTACACGCGGCCTGCGGGCGACATCCTTTTTTCTTCCCCTGCAAATTCGGAACCCGGCTTCAGCCGACAGATTCGATATTGCAAACGTTTGCAGTCTTTACTGCACACCCAAGATCATGGCTCAATATTCTCCTTCGAACATCGACGCTCGCAGTTTCCTTCGGGTCGTCACGACAGAGCATCAGGGACGGTTTCTTGTTCGATTTCCGGAAGGGTATCGTACGGATCCGTCGCGCAGATGGCCGTTTCTGCTCTTTCTCCACGGGGCGGGGGAGCGGGGGCGCGACCTCAACCTTGTGCAGCGGCACGGACCGCTTTCCGATAGCGCACCGGATGAGATCCCAGCGATCATCGTGGCACCGCAGTGCGATCTGGAGGATTGGTGGAATGCTGCCGCTCTAGAGGCCCTGGTTGAGTCGTGCCTGGAGCGCTACCGTGTCGACGAGGCGAGAATGGCGTTGACCGGCATCAGCATGGGCGGGAGCGCCGCGTGGGAGCTGGCGGCGCGTACGCCTGAGCGCTGGACAGCCGTTGCACCCATTTGCGGTCGCGCCGATCCACTGCGGGCTCCCTCGCTCGTGGATGTGCCGGTGTGGGCATTCCACGGTGCGCAGGATACCGTCATTCCGGCGGAGCAATCCAAAACGATGGTCGACGCCATCCGGTCCGTTGACGGGGAGGCGAAACTCACGATTGACCCCGACGCCGCACACGAGGTCTGGACGGATGTGTACCGTGGGACGGAAATCTATGATTGGCTCTTAAAGCCGCGCGATTAGCGATGCGGATCCTGTAGAAGCTTTCCTCTGAACTCGCTCTTCCTGAACGATGCAGCTGACCGGGACTTTTCTCGACGAGATTACCCATGATATTCCGTCTCAAAACTGGGGCGCGAGGGAGTGGGCACGTGATTTCGACGCCATGAAGGCCGTCGGGATCGATACCGTCATTCTGATTCGTGCCGGCTACCGGGACCGTGCTGTCTTCGACTCGGAGGTGCTGTCGGATGCTCGTGATATGATGCCGGCCTACGACGACCTGGTCGATCTCTTTTTACGAGAAGCGGAGCGGTGCGGCATGGACTTCTGGTTCGGCACGTACGATGCCGGCACGTTCTGGGACGAGGGCGACTATCGGCACGAGGTTGACATCAACAAACCGTTCTGTGCAGAGGTCGCGGAGAAGTACGGCGATAGAGAGGCATTCGCCGGCTGGTACATCAGTCACGAGATCAACGCCTACGATGACGGGATGCTGAACGTCTACGAGGAGCTCTCCGATCATCTTCGCGAGCTGGTCGATGTGCCAATCCTGATGTCACCGTACATGAAGGGAGTGAAGCAATTCGGGGACGAGGCGCTTGGATTTGACGAGCACGTCCGCGAGTGGAGTACGGCCTTCGAGCGGCTCGAGGGCCTCGTTGATGTCGTCGCATTCCAGGATGGCAATGTGCCGCTGACCGAGCTTCCGCGCTACCTCGCGGCCAACCGGGAGCTCGCCGCCGCCCACGGAATCGAGAGCTGGGGGAACGTCGAGACGTTCGATCGCGATGTCCGAATTAAATTTCCCCCGATCGATTTTCGGAAGCTTCGCTACAAGATTGAACAGGCTGCTGAGGCAGGGCTCGACAAGCTGATTACGTTCGAGTTCTCCCACTTCCTGAGTCCGAACGCCGATCACCCCGCCGCTCGTGCCCTGCATCGCCGGTACCGTGAGTGGATCGATGTGGACAAATCTCCACAGGCAGCCGAACCGTCCGTAGAGGACCGCTCCTCCATCACGCAGTCGTAAACCCTTTCTTTTCGATCGACTCGACGCACGCACATGCGCCTACCTACACCGACGCTCGATCCGGCGACTCTTTCGCCCGACCGGCGCACTCAGATTTCGTCCATTCGCCAGCGGTACCGGAGTGAACTGTATGACCGCGTGCTTCCGTTTTGGATGGAGCACTCCATCGATCGTGAGAACGGTGGATACTACAACTGTCTGGATCGCGACGGCGCGGTATACGACACGACAAAGCACAGCTGGCTTCAGGGTCGACAGGTATGGATGTTTTCAGCTCTGTATCGCACCGTCGAACCACGCGATGAATGGCTCGACATCGCACAACACGGCCTCAAATTTCTCCGCGATCATGCGCTTCGCCCGAACGGACAGGTGTTTTTCTCGCTCACAGCGGACGGCCGGCCGATTTACCAGCAGCGGAAGATCTTCTCGGAATGCTTCTACGTGATGGCTCTCGCCGAGTATGCCCGCGCAGCTGACCGGCCGGACCTCCTGAAAGAGGCCGAAGAAGGATTGGGTCGGCTGTGGGAATGGTCCTCGGATTTGACAAAAGTGGGCCGCCCGCAGCACGAGGGACAGGCGGATGCACGGTCACTGGCCATCCCAATGATTCTGCTGAATCTGATTGATGTCGTAGCGGGCGAGAATACGTCCGACTACGCGTCCAGCGTCGACAAACTACTCGAGCGAATCCTGCTCCACGTCCATGCAGACGACAAGATGGTGCTTGAATCCGTGGCGCCAGACGGCTCTCGACTCGACGGTGCCGATGGTCGGGTCCTGAATCCAGGCCACGCGATTGAAGCCGGCTGGTTCGTCCAACACTGGGCGCAACGACTCTCTCGGCCGGACCTTCAGGAGACCGCACGTGACATCGTGCGATGGTCATTCGATCGAGGGTGGGACGACGAGCACGGTGGAATCTTCTATTTCCTCGACGCCGACGGCTACAGCCCGATGCAACTCGAGTGGTTCATGAAGCTCTGGTGGCCGCACTGCGAAGCCCTCTACGCCCATCTTCTCAACTACGCTCTCTTCGGTGACGAGGAAGATTGGCAGGCCTTCAAGACCGTGGATACTTACACCTTTGATCACTTTTCCGATCCCGAACACGGCGAGTGGTTTGGCTATCTCGACCGCGAGGGTCGCGTGACGCACAGATTCAAAGGTGCAGCCTACAAAGGCTGCTTCCACGTTCCGCGGACGCTCTGGCTGTGTGAACGCCTTCTGGGTATGCTCGACGCATCCGATTGACACCGGAACAGCTCCTTTTCGCATCGCTCCGACCTTCTCGCTCAACCGACCTCTGAAACGATGAATGCCAAGACCGCCTCTCAAACGTCCAAAGCCCAGAACGAGCCCGCGTTCGAAGCATCGCGTCAGGCCTCTAACCGAGGAACCCAGCGCGAACGGCTGCCCGTGTTGATCTTTGAGAAGCCCTCAGAGATGTCCCATCGCGTGGCCCGACGGATCGCCAACCTGATCGAAGAACGCCAGGCGGTCGGGCAAGAGCTCGTCCTCGGCCTGCCGACAGGCTCGACGCCCATTGGCGTCTATCAGGAGCTCGTCCGCATGCATCAGGAGGAAGGTCTTGACTTCTCTAATGTCGTGACCTTCAATCTCGACGAGTACTATCCGATGGATCCAGAGAGCCTTCAGAGCTATCACCGGTTCATGGAGGAGAATTTCTTCAATCACGTCAATATCCCGGAGTCGCAGATTCACATTCCGGAAGGCGACATCCCGCGAGAGGAGGTCGAGCGGCACTGCATTGAATACGAACATGCGATCGAAAAGGCCGGTGGCATTGACCTTATCTTGCTCGGCATCGGGCGAAGCGGGCACGTCGGCTTCAACGAGCCGGGATCGAGCCGGCAAACGCGAACGCGCTTGATCATTCTGGACGAGATCACGCGGAAGGATGCGGCGAGCGACTTCTTCGGCGAGGAGAACGTGCCACAGGAGGCGATCACGATGGGCGTAGGGACGATCCTCGACGCCGACGAGATTATCCTGATGGCAACCGGTGAGCACAAGGCTCCGATCGTCCGGGAGGCTGTGGAGGAAGAGGCGAACCGATCCGTCACGGCGAGTTACCTGCAGGATCACCCGAACGCAAGCTTCTACCTCGACCGGGCCGCGGCTGGCGAACTGACGCGAGTGAAGACGCCGTGGCTGGTGCGCGACATCGAGTGGAACGAGCAGCTCGAAAAGCAGGCCGTGATTTGGCTATCCAAGAAGCTGAACAAGGCGATTCCGCGTCTGGAGTCAGGTGACTTCTACCGCAACCAGATGCATGGCGTCGTCCATCGCTATGACAGCATTGACGACCTGACTCGCAAGATATTTGAGGACCTCCGACAGAGGATTGTTTACAGCGACAATCTGATCAAGAACGAGCGGGTCATCCTCTTTAGTCCGCATCCGGACGACGACGTCATCTCGATGGGAGGGATGCTTGACAAACTTGTCGCCAATGGCAACGACGTCACGGTAGCCTACATGACGAATGGCTCCGTGGCCGTCTTCGATTCCGACGTTCGACGGTACCTCCGCTTTATCGAGATGTGCGGCCCGACGATGGGACTCGAAGGGGAGGCGTTCGAACACTTCAACGCAAAGCGGGCGGAGATCGAGAGCTTCCTGGATCAGAAAAGTCCGGGCGAGGTGGATATTCAGGAGGTGCAGGAGCTGAAAGCCTACATCCGGTACGGTGAAGCGGTCGCGGCGACGGAGGTGATGGGCCTCGGGCCGGAGCACTGCCGCTTCCTCGACATGCCCTTCTACAAGACGGGCCGCGTGCGCAAGGATCCGGTCACGCAGGCAGATGTCGATGTCGTCCGAAACCTGCTAGAGGAGGTCGAGCCGACCAATGTTTTCGTTGCCGGTGACCTCTCGGATCCGCACGGCACGCACCGAATGTGTTACCAGGCCATCCGCGACGCGCTCGGTGAATATCGTGATGCACGAGCTGGATCGGATGGGCAACCTGCTGCTAACGCTGCTCCGCTCGTCTGGCTGTACCGTGGTGCGTGGCAGGAGTGGGAGATCGACCGCGCGGATATTTTCGTGCCGCTCTCGAAGGCGGATCTTGGTCGAAAGGTCGAAGCGATCTTCAAGCACGAGAGCCAGAAGGACCGGGCCATGTTCCCCGGCGCCTACGACGAACGCGAGTTCTGGCAGCGCGCCCGGGACCGAAACTGCGACACCGCAGATACCCTGAACGGTCTGGGGCTGCCGGAATTCTATGCAGCGGAAGCGTTCGTGACGACGCACGAGATGCCGTAATCGCCTGTGCAATCATGTAGCGAATCGAGCGGCAGCCCTCGGTCGTCTCAACATACACACGGCGCGACGGTGCGGTCGGAATCGCACCCTCGCGCCGTTTTCTGTGTGCCCGTTCGGCGAAAGCCTCCCATGAACTAGCGACCGGCCTGCGCGGGCGGCTCGGTGACGATCAGTGTGCCGGTGGCGGTGCGACCGCGGGTCTCCGGTTCGTACATCATTTCTGCTTCCGCCGGAGGATGGGTGTACGTGCCGCGCGTCGTGGCGCGAGCGACGTACGTGTACGCGTGCTCTCCCTGCTGGAGATAATCGGCAAAGAGCAGCACGCGGTCATCACGCTTCTCCGTGTGATTGAACGAGCCCCACCAGCGGTCGGAGCCTGTCTCTGCATTCTCCGATATCTCGCCTGAGGTCGTCGCGAAGGCAGCATTGATGGGTTCGAGTCCGGCGGGGAGCGCATCATCCACGACGACGTAATTGCGAGACGTCGGAGAAGAGACCCGCAGCCGCACGCGCACGAGCTGGCCCGGCGTGAGCGAAACGTTTCCTTCACCTGTCGTCATCCACTCGCCGACGGGCGACCCGCTGTCATCGAGTCGCTGAATTCGACGCTCGACAACCATGCCCTGCTCCCGTGCTGGCACGGGATCCGCTGTGTACGCTTCGAGCCGGAGGGAGTAGTAGACCGTTCCGGTTCCGTCCTTTGATACGGTAACCGGCACTTCGCGGCCCGACGGTACGGCGCCGAGTCCAACGGTGTCCGTAGCGGCACGCAGGCTGCGTCCTTCGAACGATTCCTGGAGGACCGTTCGGCCAGCGAGTTTGATTTCGGCGCGGAAGTCGGGGTTTGCTGTTTCGAAGGCGTCGTAGTAGGCCCGGAGGGCGTCCACGGCTGCCGCGTTGTCCTGTGTCGACGCCCAGTGTCCGTTCTGTCGTTCGGCCATGAGGTAGCGCACCATTCGCTGGGCGACTTGCTGGAATCCATCGCCACCGCCGTGTTCGATGAGGGCGCTGAGCCCGAACGCCGTGGCACGCACGTCGCTGGAGAAGATCCAGCGGTAGTCGTCGCGATCCGGCGCGTCAAGGTATGCTCGCGTCGCCTCCACTCGAATCATGCTACGGAGACGCTCGGCGATGGACGGCTCGAAGCGGGAGAGGGCATCGTGGTCGGCTGCG
The DNA window shown above is from Longibacter salinarum and carries:
- the nagB gene encoding glucosamine-6-phosphate deaminase; its protein translation is MNAKTASQTSKAQNEPAFEASRQASNRGTQRERLPVLIFEKPSEMSHRVARRIANLIEERQAVGQELVLGLPTGSTPIGVYQELVRMHQEEGLDFSNVVTFNLDEYYPMDPESLQSYHRFMEENFFNHVNIPESQIHIPEGDIPREEVERHCIEYEHAIEKAGGIDLILLGIGRSGHVGFNEPGSSRQTRTRLIILDEITRKDAASDFFGEENVPQEAITMGVGTILDADEIILMATGEHKAPIVREAVEEEANRSVTASYLQDHPNASFYLDRAAAGELTRVKTPWLVRDIEWNEQLEKQAVIWLSKKLNKAIPRLESGDFYRNQMHGVVHRYDSIDDLTRKIFEDLRQRIVYSDNLIKNERVILFSPHPDDDVISMGGMLDKLVANGNDVTVAYMTNGSVAVFDSDVRRYLRFIEMCGPTMGLEGEAFEHFNAKRAEIESFLDQKSPGEVDIQEVQELKAYIRYGEAVAATEVMGLGPEHCRFLDMPFYKTGRVRKDPVTQADVDVVRNLLEEVEPTNVFVAGDLSDPHGTHRMCYQAIRDALGEYRDARAGSDGQPAANAAPLVWLYRGAWQEWEIDRADIFVPLSKADLGRKVEAIFKHESQKDRAMFPGAYDEREFWQRARDRNCDTADTLNGLGLPEFYAAEAFVTTHEMP
- a CDS encoding AGE family epimerase/isomerase yields the protein MRLPTPTLDPATLSPDRRTQISSIRQRYRSELYDRVLPFWMEHSIDRENGGYYNCLDRDGAVYDTTKHSWLQGRQVWMFSALYRTVEPRDEWLDIAQHGLKFLRDHALRPNGQVFFSLTADGRPIYQQRKIFSECFYVMALAEYARAADRPDLLKEAEEGLGRLWEWSSDLTKVGRPQHEGQADARSLAIPMILLNLIDVVAGENTSDYASSVDKLLERILLHVHADDKMVLESVAPDGSRLDGADGRVLNPGHAIEAGWFVQHWAQRLSRPDLQETARDIVRWSFDRGWDDEHGGIFYFLDADGYSPMQLEWFMKLWWPHCEALYAHLLNYALFGDEEDWQAFKTVDTYTFDHFSDPEHGEWFGYLDREGRVTHRFKGAAYKGCFHVPRTLWLCERLLGMLDASD
- a CDS encoding FAD-dependent oxidoreductase; the protein is MKRRDFLRNAGLGLAGLAARPYVHGPWFQGRASRETDIVIFGGGAGGLCAGIQAARQGAEVVVLEPSPWVGGMLTAAGVSALDGNKYGAGGGLVHEFREALADHYGSIDALFTGWISLYCYEPHVGHGILKEMIAPLDTLTVLRGVEATGYERVGPRERRIRVTEADPAYGPPVCTDADQTITCSVFVDATEYGDGLKLAGIPYRLGRESQAQTGEEAAPETPDKEMQDLTYAATLVKQPGAEALPVSALDREHFDFFQCSTKLDCPNPDEKLLGHTVHSWERFITYAELPNNKVLLNWPHHANDFPSPVAMFEDRYYRRRHLAAAKQHTMQFVRYMQTELGHSEWQLATDEYPTADNLPPIPYIRESRRLVNDHVMKQSDVVPDGDNPRAPVIEDSIAVGDYFLDHHHSKHHLPPDCRLDEDFPDNEPFQVSPNVFFPENGDDSFLVGEKSIAVTHIVNGCTRLQPVVMLMGQAIGAIAAHAVSDGSAPADVPVPRVQESLLDAGCQLYIMYDVPTGHDLFRPVQNLALQGVLRADDPTRLHPDQPMPAEWAVKWATRAGMPDAVTTNETTDSLTQEDVSGRLAEALPMDYGSSSISRGAFVTALNSLTQ
- a CDS encoding glycosyl hydrolase-related protein — protein: MDAPLHGIVVSHTHWDRAWYLPFQVFRHRLVRLVDRLIELLETNEEYRAFTLDGQTVLLDDYLEIRPDQEERLRTLIDEGRLLIGPWYTLPDLFLVSAESVVRNLQVGRAHCDEFGGGMTVGYIPDPFGHFAQMPQILRGFGMQTYIFMRGLGREEKERLGGTFDWRAPDGSTVRAIYQPQGYFPAGNLGHPEVYGRFDGHTPTVDLAEERVREAVETLSDVQQEKTLLLSNGFDHMPEQPELPDLLTSLNKRMTDVDLEHGTLPQFVDLLLAEYGTHETYEGDLVGNADHPILLNVYSTRIYLKQQNHRAQSLLTRHVEPMSAWLETESVGPDARPFLDQAWRLLLRNHPHDDICGCSVDAVHDDDEQRFRQIDEIGTSLLREHLESLVLSGGFEEPQGNEEWPSDDRLDEGAPDLGTTDVFVFNPHPFAHRQRVEATIMMPEPEGTRSDDPRPARPLAGLMPDGTPVDIQTLETEGDVVRSNYLEATWGRRYRVSFDVELPPLGYQVVRIAETLQAIEDKNDPAEVLLENDAYRVWVEGERLQILEKETGTRFGDALGFEYHLDAGDTYSYGPVPDHGPWNAEFVSSQHHPDRRETLQLQYALAVPEQYDRDAEQPIGTTTLDLTVDITLTLQQAVGISVRYENTARDGRLRIVLPTGLIRDESLADGHFALRPRKKPPWLTPEDEPERHDGYPGELNYPTQHQGDFVMVEQTSDDSDQGRRTWIANRGLPEYELLTDGEQAQVAVTLHRAVGWLSVADGRIRGCQAGPTVPTPGAQCQREMHAELAWGHGIIPRFEAVRRARAFAHPARATEIPYLPYAESRGRWSRSRSIARIDNPAIDLTALRPSVTDDAQAIRLCNLSADEQTARLSIGLQVEEWCVSTLQEGWDEASVRDVNRGTIDITVGPHEVVTLLLR
- a CDS encoding DUF4434 domain-containing protein; translated protein: MQLTGTFLDEITHDIPSQNWGAREWARDFDAMKAVGIDTVILIRAGYRDRAVFDSEVLSDARDMMPAYDDLVDLFLREAERCGMDFWFGTYDAGTFWDEGDYRHEVDINKPFCAEVAEKYGDREAFAGWYISHEINAYDDGMLNVYEELSDHLRELVDVPILMSPYMKGVKQFGDEALGFDEHVREWSTAFERLEGLVDVVAFQDGNVPLTELPRYLAANRELAAAHGIESWGNVETFDRDVRIKFPPIDFRKLRYKIEQAAEAGLDKLITFEFSHFLSPNADHPAARALHRRYREWIDVDKSPQAAEPSVEDRSSITQS
- a CDS encoding dienelactone hydrolase family protein, giving the protein MAQYSPSNIDARSFLRVVTTEHQGRFLVRFPEGYRTDPSRRWPFLLFLHGAGERGRDLNLVQRHGPLSDSAPDEIPAIIVAPQCDLEDWWNAAALEALVESCLERYRVDEARMALTGISMGGSAAWELAARTPERWTAVAPICGRADPLRAPSLVDVPVWAFHGAQDTVIPAEQSKTMVDAIRSVDGEAKLTIDPDAAHEVWTDVYRGTEIYDWLLKPRD